The Gossypium raimondii isolate GPD5lz chromosome 2, ASM2569854v1, whole genome shotgun sequence genome segment GCCTCCACGAGGTTAGTCGTCATCTGCCCATACCGATACCCTTCATCGTAACTCTGAGTCCATTGCCAGTTTTCCATACTCCCCAACCATGTCCGGAGATTTGTTGGTAAAGATGACATCTGAGATTCAAGTGTTGCGAACCTCAGTCTGAATCTTCTCGGTTCTAACTCATAGGCTGCATATTTAATTTGACTCcaccaaattaaaaacaaaaaaatatttgaaaagtaatttttgaaataaatacaaacaaatatttttactcaTGTTCACGAGCTCTTTTTTCCAATCTTTATTCTTGTAATCTTTATGAAAGTTTGCCGCGATGTGCCGGATGCAATAAACTGACATCCACGGAACCCCCAATCGCCTTATCGCAGCAAGTAATCCTTTCGATCTATCTGATATAAGGCAAAAATATTTGTCTTCTCTAACAACGTGCCTCCTCAGATTTGTGAGGAAAAATTCCCAAGACTCGAAGCACTCAAGCTCCACAATGGCAAAAGCGATCGGAAGTACATTTCGATTGTCGTCTTGTGCAACAGCAATCAAGAGGATTTGCGTGTATTTGCCATACAACCACGTCCCATCCACCTGCACCATTTGCTTGCAATAAGGGAAGGCCCTAACACACGGTTCGAACGTCCAAAACTGTCGGTGAAAAACTCGTTTCCCCGGTTGTATCTCCCCATCAGGGCTTTTATACGGCAGTGTTTGCAAATCAGTCACTGTACCGGGCACATACACATGCATTCCAGCTATCCACCCTTGAAGTTCATTGTATGACACATCCCAGTCACCATACAACTCTCACATCGCCATTTGCTTTGCCCACCAAGCCTTTCGGTACGACACTTTGTACTTGAATTGAGCTTGCATATCCGCAATAAGGACCGACACTTGAATGGTGGGTGACTCTTTCACCAAAGGGATGATGCAGTTGCATATAGTTTTTGCATCTAACTTTCTATGGTCTTGCGACATACGAGCGGACGTGCATGTGTGTGGACCTTCTAGTTTCCTTATCATCCACATCTGTGTCCGCTGCATTAACGAGGCTCGGACACGCCATTTACAACCACTTGATGCTTTCCAACATTCTCCTGCGTACAAAGACTGCGTCGACTTCGTTACTTTATAATCCACACCTAACTTCAAGCTAAGTTGTTTGATAGCATGTAAACAGTCTTTTTTGTTATCAAATTGTTGCCCTACAAACAACTCTTCTTCATCAAATTCATTGTCAACTAAGTGAGTCGGCACAATATTTGGGAATTTCGGGAACTCACGTGCAAGAGCCGCATCAGGATCCACGTTGCTCATGAAGGTTCCTGGATTATTTCTTATAACTATACCAGGGCCCGTGTTTCCAGATGAATGGGGGTTCGCATTTTCACCCTCTATCGGCCCTTCCTCGTCTATGTCTTCAGGGATATCATCCAAATCAGGGTCACTAAATTTATCGTTGGGATCACGGTGGGACTGGTCATCATTATCGGACCCTTCATCACAATCTTCTATGGTGGCCAACACCTCTAGATGGATCTCTAGACAATGACTCGAGTATGGGGTGTTATACGAACACCCACCAGTGTTTGGATTTTCAGGAGTTGGCGCTAACCGTACAAAACCTGACTAATCCTCCCAAGAGACGTTAAGATCAAAATCAATTCCGGAGCGCTGGCTTGCTGGAATTACCATTTGAATAGGATCCGGTTCAACTATCTCCGCGAACAACTCAATTGGACTGGGATTTTTTATTCCAAAAGGGCAATAAATTGCTATCATTGTACctaaatcatcatcatcttcaagctcTATTTCTGAGAACTTTAGCAGATCAGTTGAAACCGGAAATCTGTAAAACAGTCTTGACATTTGCTTTCCGCAACGGCTTGCTATCTTTGTACTGATTTTTCGTTTGAAATTCGATAGCGAAATCTGTTTGTTGAATctcattcttatttttttccggCTTTGAAATACACATCCTTCTTCATTTGTATTTATCATTTCACCATCGAAatgaacataaacaaacaaTAGTTGAgaactcattttttttaaaaaaaactgctTTTTTCTAAACAGAGGGAAAAAAACTTTTCAAACTAGACAAAATGGAAGATTAAATAccctatatatttttaaaaaggtggtgccggccattggcaggccaccactaaattttttttaacttttttcgtatactgataGCTTATCTGACacgaaaaaagtaaatttttttaaaaaggtggTGCAGGCCATTGCCAGGCcaccacaaaaaaataattttttttacttttttcgtatactgataCCTTATCTGACAcgaaaaaagtaatttttttaaaaaaaaaggtggtGCTGGCCATTGCCAGGCCaccaccaaaaaaaataatttttttttacttttttcgtatactgataTCTTATCTGAcacgaaaaaattaaaaaattttttaaaggtggtgccggccatttCCAGGTCaccaccaaaattttttttttacttttttcgtatactggtATCTTATCTGACAcgaaaaaagtaattttttttaaaaaggtggtgccggccattgccAGGTcaccaccaattttttttttcttttactcacTGGTACCGCCATTGAtgatttaaaactcaatttttttttttgtatgggGGATGCCGACCATTGATGAAAGCAAagacccaaattttttattcttttcttcttcgtatatcagtattatacaatcttaaaaaaattacactGGTTCCGCCATTGACATGCCaggaccaaaaaaattaattttttttagtctGACACAATTATTAGGCAATCATGGGTCCAAAATACGAGTTggttccggccattgacaggcaaCAACCCGATTTTACTGTTCATTTCAGGTTATTTTCgttattgtttttaaacctgagttatttttgtaaataaaatatttttttgggatATTTGGATAAAATGGCCGTATTTTTCCATTTGAGTGATAACATTAACAAGTGGTTTAATGGAATGGAATAAATAAGGAATGTAATACTTATAAGTAAGAATAGAATGTAATAAtggaatataaaaataatagatattaCATTGTTTAGTTGAATGGAATAAACAAGTAATACTATTAGCTTGTATGGCTGGCTAAGTTGATGGTAAGGAATAGATAAAGAAagagcatgtttggttgggtgtattggattagccaatacacccctaatctgTGGCCCCACTAATTACCCTGTTTGGTTGATTGTATTGCCCTAATACGGGCCTATTACGCAGCGCACCGATTCCCCATTTTTCCTTATGCAGCGCCGATTTGTAATCCCTTCCAAAAGAAAGGATTACCTAATCGGTCCTCTTTTACCCTCCAACCCGTTGCagcatcttcttctttttttcatttttcttcccaTTTTCCTTCCAACCTTCTCCCTCCTTTTCATGCTTCTATCCTGACCAACCCTTTAACAAACCCTAACAACCTTCAACAAGGCCTTCAATTACGAATCGTATGAGGTAACAGAGTAACAGAGAGTAGTAGCAATGGTTCCTAAGTACGCTTTTCCCTTCTTCTATTCCtttgatttcaattaaatttctttatatataccatgaatttaatgatcttttcttgaaatattgtttctttatttttgttttttggggaaaaatggATTTGcctttcatttcattccatttcGGCCTGAAATCtgaaaatatgattaattttttggttttttaggTTATATTTACATGTAATTTCAATGTTAACCagttttgtgtttaaatttcgtcTTTGAAATGTTACACTTTCAATCGATCAACTGTACATAGGATTTGATTGATGAAGCTAATAGTTGTGAATTAACGAAAGAGAAAGGTTTTAATGCCTGCTGTAATTTGATTGATTGGAACACTATATGGTGTTTAAGGCAATCGATTATTTTCATTGTTAAAATATACCTCTGTTTGTCTGTTTTAGCTCATTGGATAGTAGctctataaataattatttttgttttgtcgGCTATGTTGCTGCTGATGAATGTTGGATATGGGTTCGAGTTTTCTCATTTAAGTTTTACATAAATTTGGAGGTAATGTTAATTGGACTCAGGTGTTTTTGTAAgatatgtgtatgtatactTCATAAGTGTGTTCTTTTATGTATTTGGGAATCTTTGGAATATATTAATGTCATATCCATGCCCAAGAATCTGTTGAACATTGCTTGAAATACAAGTTTCTGATACggttatttttggaaaaatgaaGAGTACGAGAGCACCTTACAAGTTGGAAATGGGAAATTAACTGTGTTTGAAGATGGGAAAAAGTTGATAATTTTGCCCGTGTTTTTGCTGCAtcatttaatgatattttcagTCTAAAACATCTGAATATGTTTAAGAATGTGTGTGCGCTGTTCTCAGATCTTGAGttgtaatttgtgtttttacTTGCTCTGTGTGTTGCTGATTTGCTTATTTGCAAATAGTCGTCCTAATGCAATGTTATGTCTTTTCTTTTGGATTTGGCTTATGTTTGAATGAATTGCACATATTTTTACTACATGTTACAACATTTTAATTCTAGAATATCTGATTATGATATCATTTGTTAAGAATGTGTATATTCTTTTAGTTTCAATCTGTATTTTCCTTGTTCATTGAGTtgcttatttacttattatGATCCTTATTTTGCGATTTTGGCTCTCACCGGCCTCTGTACTATAATTGATTTATGCCTTAACTATTATTTGACTTCCTGGGTTAAATGAATGTTTTCTGGGTTATGGTTTACAGCCTAAGCAGATTCATGAGATCAAGGACTTCCTTCTGACTGCCAGAAGGAAAGATGCATGCTCTGTAAAGATCAAGAAGAGCAAAGATTTTGTCAAGTTCAAGGCCCGCTGCTCCAAGTACTTGTACACACTTTGCGTGTCGGATGCTGAGAAGGCTGACAAGTTGAAGAAGTCCCTTCCTCGAGGTACATCTATATAAATGATACAATAATCATTTTTCTTGTTTCGGTTCAACTAGCATCCTTATTTCAAatcaacaaatatattatatagaaTTGTAGGTCCATAACAGGAACAAACCATTATTCTCGTTGCTGCTGTACTAACAGAATTACAATCTGTCTTACTGTTCTTTCTTACCATGTAAATTACATCTCAAAGTTTCTTGGTCTTTGCTATGATGGTGGAGccttgtttttcttattttgtttcaaCCAGCATccttttttgaaattgagaaacaTGCTATAGAATCATAAACCCATAGCAGAAATGAATCATTGTTTCCCACTGTTATCATACTGGTATCAGTACAATCAACCCTTATCATTATACTTATTGGATGTTATTACAACTTACTGCACTAATTCTGAATAGATGTGTATTCTAATTTCAGTGAGATGAAGTGAGTCTTGACATGTATCCAAATGTTTCTATTTATGTATTCAAATGTTCAAACAGAAATATACACAAATGGATAAAATTCTTGGGCCATGTAGTAGAAGATTCTTTTAGAGTTGGGTCATACATAATGTCATCAAATTTTCACTGCATGGGAACCTATGTGCTAAAATTGGCCTTACCATATTTGCAGGAGCAAAACGTCTAGTTCCTGTGGGTCTTGGAGATGATGATCAATGCATTGAAGATGACTTTACTGCCTGGTAAAAAGAACATCACCTCTGTTCGAATAAAAagctttttcattcttttacaTTTACCCTTTATTGAACCATGTTGCTCTTCTAGACGTGAATCAGTGTGGCCCGAGTTAGATCAGCTTCTGCGTGATGACGATGATGCAACAACTGTTTCTACCCCATACACTGCTGCTGTTTTGGAATACCGTGTTGTATTTTATGATCCTGCAAATGCACCTGTCAAGGATAAGAACTGGAACAATGCAAATGGCCACACTGTTTATGATGCTCAACATCCATGCAGGTATACAGGAATAGTTTTTTCAGATATCCTGGTGGCCATTTTTTTAGTATTCTTCTTTGATGAAATCTAACTTGGTTTTTTGTTTCTAACTTGAAGGTCTAATGTGGCTGTGAGGAAGGAGCTTCATACTCCTGCATCTGATCGTTCTTGCATCCATCTTGAATTTGATCTTACTGGCACTGGACTATCGTAAGTTACTACTTTCCTAAATATTCTGTTCTGTATTGctaagttttttttctctttttccaaTTATGATGACCTCCTCTCCTCTCTTATCCTCATCTTAAAACTAGATGCTACATAATAGAGAACTTCACCAGCTCATACTTGTCTTCCTTTTCAGATATGAAACAGGTGATCATGTTGGCGTTTACTGCGAGAATCTAGACGAAGTTGTAGAGGAAGCATTGAGATTGTTGGGGCTATGCCCAGACACCTATTTCTCTGTTCATACCGATAAAGAGGATGGCACTTCGCTTTGTTGCAGCATTGCCAGTAAATTTGATGTTAGatctaaaagtttttaaatgcatgtttatatattttggaattATGTTGCCACTAGAATCTTGTTTTTCTCCTATTGCCTATTGGGAACTGAGGCTTGTAATAGGGGGTTGACTTGTTTGTTTATGAGGATGACTGGATCAAATGCTATATTTGGAAGTTGTTTTGCTGCTCAGGATGGCTTTTATTTTGCTGATAAATGGAGAAATCAGTTGAAGTATTTGAAGGATATAAGAAAAGAGCTTTACATTACTACTTGTTCAATATCATTAATATAGCATTTGGAAAAGCTTGCACGAAAACTAATTCGCAACCTTGATTTCAAAGTAATGTTGTATTTTATCAcactaaatttatctttattccttctaaatatatgaattatttatatgttaatttatcttatatattatttactattattttatttataatattttaattgtatactATAAATTATTAGCATTTTAATCGTATACTATAAATTCGTCATTACTATATTTATCTCTATGCTATTAATTAGTCacgaaatattaattatacatCATATATTATTAAGGTTATAGTTACACGAGAGTTCATTGATTTTTGCTAGGTAAATACACATTCAaactttagattaaattatatattttattaaattatatttaataataattattttaaattatattttatagtattatatattatgattttattaaattcatataagaatatttaatattaagaattttattaaattatatattttattaaattatatttaataataattattttaaattatattatatagtattatatattatgattttattaaattcatataagaatatttaatattaagaattttattaaattatatatttttattaaattatatttaataattatgttaaattatattttatagtattatatattatgattttagaaaattcatataagaatatttaatattaagaattttattaaattatatattttattaaattatatttaataataattatgttaaaatatattttatagtatcatatattattattttagtaaattcagataaaaatattgattattaagaattttattaaattatatattttaattaaaatatatttaataataattatgtttaaatatgattaaattatttatttttgataataataatcttattaaaatttaaataacaataacaataatcatttaccaaaataaatttatgctaagggtattctagtcattttagttttttccattatgctattacacctctattccattcaaccaaacacaagattactattacgcctatattccattacattcaaccaaacagttgatttgctattacacctctattccattacacctctattccattacacctctaatccaatacacctctaatccaatacagcgaaccaaacgtgccctaagTGTTAAGTGATATTATtacccttaaattaaataataatatttttattattctattattattaaatgtttatataagttttatttaattaatataattcataaaaaacaataaaagtaatatatgaaaattttaatattatgattgaaaattataatttagtaatatatagtataaatatatttagtagtataatatattatttatgaaaatatgatttatttcttaataactttataaatattatattaaaaataatatttaaaataaatagttctaacattttatatttaataatagaaacattatttaacaataaatttaattttaaaatttaaaataaatctaaaatcatatttaaaattattttattatatttaaatatttaaaatattattaaaattctacctataaaagtataaaattttattttaatattactttagctccttttttttttctctagaGTTCTATTTCTCTCattcttctttgatttttccAAAGTCTTCCCATTTCTAGCTCACCACGATCGTAGTTGTTGTCATTGTCAAATTCAACCACTGTCAAACATTGTCGGGGCTTCACGAAAATCCTTTTTCTAACTGGTATAATAATATATCTAGTTCTCAATACTTACATAATCTATCGATTTAATTccaattctaaataattcaataaatttaacccttcacatttacaagttttatcaatttgatcctcacACTTCCTAACAGaaactttcaatttttaagAGGCATTCcacatttataaatttgtaaaaccccaaaaaagaaaaaaaacctctcTTTTTGAGTCAATTCCTAATACCAATAAGTTTATCCTAaaactttattcttttattttattctaaatatgaTATTCTATAACTCTTTGATTGATAAAGTTTTAGTTAAAGAAAATGGGAAAACCTTTAAAAAAGAGCACTTTAGATTTACTCTTGTTGTTTACGGTATGTCATTTCCTTCAAGGTACATAAAAATAGTCTTGAAGTTGATCCTTGAAATTAGATATTAAATccaaagttaaaaattatgGCTTTGAAAAATCCAattgttcaatcaataattatataagaaaaattatgaaaatgtctattttcttaagaaaaaatgtgaaagaattaattgaatttcctTTTCTACattgataatgattttttaattttataaattgattaaaagattattatgttttcttttctttttaattgtttgttttaattttaaatcaacaaCAAGCAATATGTATCactaataatttgatttagtgtcaaatcatttacaaaattaattttaaactaaaattatgctAATCAtagtgaaaaatattttttacaaatattaaattatttatataattttattatatatattatatttttaaatttttattttctattattttaatggttttagtTCATTTCTACCACTaacttcttaaaaatataaataaaaatggttatgcACAGAATTGGATAATTTCCcccataaataaaacaattaatagatgTAGAATGTCTTTGTTTTAAAACCTGAAAGCTTTGGTTAGGAAGTTTGAAGACCAAAATGATAGAATTTGTCAAtgtgaagggttaaatttattgaaatatttagaattagaatcaaattgatagaatatgtaagtgttgaggactaaatgtgttattataccagTTAGAAAAAAAGCTTTTCGTTATCAATTTAAAGGAGAGTGACCAAAACAGGAACAAATTTAGACGTTAgtacctaaattaaaaatttttaaagttgagtgaccaaaacaagaATGCAAACATACTTGGGTGACCATTTGTATACtttaccctaaattttaaaaattagggtaaactacaacaTTAGTCACTAATCAATGGATAAGTTTTCGTTTttgtcacttaattaaaaaagttacaatttggtcattgaactattaaaaagttttcatttaagtcactgggcTGTTAAAATCGACGTTATATGACTTTCTCTGTTTGCACTACCTGCACCAATTGAAagatctctttcttcttcttttcaacaatttagtttttttttccatgaaatagttttggacaTCACAAATTTgcgaaccaaaattcaaacaacttttttctCCAATCTTCGACATTAATCGTTAGATCGATTgggtaggggtgagcattcaaATGAATCCAGTGAAAAAATTTTGCGTTAATCGAGTTGACaggtcctattttatcatcctaactcgatttgaaatttttttgaatcgagtcttgtgaaatgaaattcgagtcaAGTCAAACCGAGtgaaattgtttgagttaaattaaaatcttgttacagtATAACTAATTACATATTAGAgcatataaatttgaaaccatatatatttgaaaactttttcaaagcaaaaaaagaagaagatactttagtatgataaacttaaatcattaattaacttatttacgTCCCTAAAACTTGAAccatatgtatttaaaattattatttaggtaCCAATCGTTGAATCACCGCTTGAAGCTCACTAGCGgaactaaaaaaaaacttaacaacccaatgacaaataaaaacttttaaataattcaataacttaaataaaaaaaatttaaatagttgaagaacgaaattataaattttaattaggtgactaaaattaaaattcaccCATAATTTAACGAGGATGTACAAATggttttagaataattttaactAGACGAGTGAAGAGTAAATGAGCTCTCAATTATTGAATATACTAGTAGTAATGTCAAAAAATTAGTAAACGTCATTTCAGACAAGTGGGATCCATATTGAGCTGCATCATTAATATAAAAGAGAATATGACAtcattagataaaataaataaacggaAATTAGAGCCTTAGAATATTATATTCCTCTAACTTTGATTGCTTCACCTACAATCAAACGAATTTTCAAGAGCAGAGCTTTGGAATATGAGGAGAATCAAAGTTAGGGGATTTGGAGGGGTGCTCTCATTTGCTTTTGTATAAGCAGATTTAATACAATGGATTTGCATATCCTTTCCTCAACAAGTTCCTGCTTTACAGGTCTCAATCATGGAAAACAGAGACCTTAATAACTCTGGACCCATGAAGAATTGGCTTCTTAGGTGGCTTCATCATGAGGGCTATGAACTTCATTGCTTCCTTCTTTGTTTACCCCATAATGCCCAAGAGGACCTTTCACAAGTATTAAATTCTATCTAATTGTTGGAATTTGGGATATCTTTCAGGTTTTAAGACGCAAttgattgatttaaatttagGTAAAAGTGTTATACGGTTGTTTGCGCGAGgagttagattttattttattttatttttattaattaaaaataagtagatTAATTCTTGTACATTagatgagaaaatcaaaatttttattaaaaatttcatttattttctgttaaaattgaTCTCTATACATCAACGTGAGTTACACTTGAACTATCATTCCATCAACTATGCAAATTTTAATTGTactaatgaataaaatttttaatagaaatgtctaatttactctttaatataATGTACATGAACTAGTTCATccatattttaagtaaaatgagcaaaatataatttaactcttaatacaTGAGGCTACGAGATACTTTTccctaaatttaattaaaatttaaatctattaaatatttcattttgaaaaggTGAATGTGATGCTAAAAGATTTTGTAAGCTGGCACCTAAATTCAAGGTGCTTGTTCTTTTCCCcagtttaaataatattaaaaatattatatgaatagatagatgatgaattttgttttaaaagtacTGTTGAAgattttttcccttttgttccTTTTAACAGCTTGTCTACAAAAATAATGGTAATGTATATGACTTGATAATGTGGTCCAGGCAAAAACTTATATGGTTCATATTTGTATACATTTGATATAATCTAAGTATTGGTTAAATGTTATAGGTGGGTAAGAGTTGCAGTTCATTCTTTTTCTATGGTCCCAATATCATTGAAAATGGATATACGATTCACTTTTTGAAATGGTTGTAATTTATTGGATATTCAATACCTTAAAATAACCCATAAGTTTTTATACTCTTTATAAAAGTGAAATTTAGTTATTCTAATTTCTTTAGAAATTTATTCTCATATTTTTTTAGATACTAAAATTCATTAACAttgttatttttggttaaattgattggtatgacattttaaaataaaaaaaatgttaaagtaCACCTATGGTCACTTTAAAATAGGGTTTGTCTTATTTTTgtcacttaaatttttttttcaatttaatcattctaaataaaataattgtgcgtgtaacaccccaaacccggccaaGATAGTCTGGTCCGAATTTCGAACGGCACATTAGCCACTGAGGTGACTCTTTGAAAAACTACCACAAATCACACCAACCAGCCATACTCACCATATGTATACATAATATTTCACACAAGCATTTAGTCCCAAGAGCATGcttttttaaatcaaacaa includes the following:
- the LOC105789671 gene encoding uncharacterized protein LOC105789671; amino-acid sequence: MHVYVPGTVTDLQTLPYKSPDGEIQPGKRVFHRQFWTFEPCVRAFPYCKQMVQVDGTWLYGKYTQILLIAVAQDDNRNVLPIAFAIVELECFESWEFFLTNLRRHVVREDKYFCLISDRSKGLLAAIRRLGVPWMSVYCIRHIAANFHKDYKNKDWKKELVNMTYELEPRRFRLRFATLESQMSSLPTNLRTWLGSMENWQWTQSYDEGYRYGQMTTNLVEAVNSVLRRTRHLPISVVFSVTFYRLATLMPKIGLKQAKQIEAGHV
- the LOC105789672 gene encoding uncharacterized protein LOC105789672, with the protein product MSRLFYRFPVSTDLLKFSEIELEDDDDLGTMIAIYCPFGIKNPSPIELFAEIVEPDPIQMSGFVRLAPTPENPNTGGCSYNTPYSSHCLEIHLEVLATIEDCDEGSDNDDQSHRDPNDKFSDPDLDDIPEDIDEEGPIEGENANPHSSGNTGPGIVIRNNPGTFMSNVDPDAALAREFPKFPNIVPTHLVDNEFDEEELFVGQQFDNKKDCLHAIKQLSLKLGVDYKVTKSTQSLYAGECWKASSGCKWRVRASLMQRTQMWMIRKLEGPHTCTSARMSQDHRKLDAKTICNCIIPLVKESPTIQVSVLIADMQAQFKYKVSYRKAWWAKQMAM
- the LOC105789673 gene encoding 60S ribosomal protein L38 produces the protein MGPKYELVPAIDRQQPDFTVHFSSLDSSSINNYFCFVGYVAADECWIWVRVFSFKFYINLEPKQIHEIKDFLLTARRKDACSVKIKKSKDFVKFKARCSKYLYTLCVSDAEKADKLKKSLPRGTSI